GGCAAGGAGTACAACTCTCATCCTCTGGACCTTTGCTGTCTGTCTATCAgtatgcagatgatacacacATTACATTACAAAGACAATGAATCCATTCAAGTGCTGAGTTGATGAGAGgtgtccaaagtcagtcctcaagGACTGGTAGCCTCAgtattctgcatgttttattgCTCTCCCTGGCTCACCACCCTGGTAGTAACTAACtacctcctcagcatgtcaaagttctgcagaggcctggtAACAAGCCGTCATTTAATTCAGATGTGCTCAAAAGCATGGTGACCACTTTAGAAGATTGCAAGAAGGAACGATTTCAAACTTCTTCAGAGTACTACCATTTTATCACATTGGATTTCAGTGAGAGGAACATCAGCAGAAGCTTCATAGCCAGTTTATCTACCAGTTATATGCtatcagctaaatatttatcttcaaCCCCTTACCcttcatattttcttatttctttgtCCTCCACTTAgccatttctcttcttttttttgaccGTTGTGCACAATGCTGTCATGATGAGGCACTGGACAGAAACATAGTTTCCAAAAGCCTAAAAGACCTTTAGAAATATAGAAAAACTACTAATCAACATCGCTTTGGAAAATTGCAAGAAAGTCGGACTGCTTAAAATTACCAGCCGTTTAGtgagaatttaaagtttgtcacGCTACATaaaatcttgtttattttttacataaaaggCGCACAGACAAGTtacttctctctttttgttgtaCTGTTAAGATGTTACAAGTTCATATTTTAGTTTAGCATCTGACtctaaagttacattttgtgaCGTGAGTGCAGAAGAAGTCTACAAGAGAACTTTACATGCTACAGCTCAAGTAGCTGCCCAGGATAAGCTTAGTCTTTCACCATTTACTGGTCACTATGATCTTATCCTGTATTTGAATTAAAAGATGATAAGGAAGTCTGGCCACATTGTTGACACAAATTCAGAGCGGTCTGTGTGACCAGCAGTGCCTGTAATGTGACTGATGTTTCTGTTCTCCTTGTGCACTGGCAAAAAAAAGGCCTGCATTAGGCGCTGGTTCATGTGTTCCTGTGTGTGCCAACTGCCGAACAATGGAAAATTTCAAAGACTTCACTAAGTTAGGgcaggaaatgaaaacatgagtATTACTTTGATGTGTGAGTAAGTGGTAGgtgaaaataagtttttattcagtgagtggagaatatttttattttttacattttgaacgctaagtgggtttaaatttattttacttttcaaaatatttgttcaGTATGTGATGTATATTTTCCGTATTTCTTTCTCTGTGTCCTCACATTtactaaaaatatgaaattaaagttCACAATAACCCCACCAACAATTGCTGGACAATTTGAAGGTATTTGGGATACACTAAAGAGATGAATTACTAAAAGCTAAGATTAGTATTTTAGAAAAGACCTGAACCTGAGACCAGACCAAGACCAGACAATACCAAAGCTAAGATCAATCTTGAGTACTACAATTCTAGCACATGAATGCATTGTGCTctgaaatatgcattttaagTGACTAGTTATTCTGTACTGGAAAATGCAAggtaaatatgcaaaataacaagcaaaataaataagtaaattaataatttcCTCGCCTAATAACAGTAAACATCTTAGGATACTCTTCGGAGACTTTTTGTCCTtatgtttgaaaaaatgtaCATCTATGAAACAGTTCTGTAAAATACATCGCAAACACAGTCAGATGACAGAAACATGTTTGCAACAAACTTATGCAATTTTTAGAACAAATCATCAGTATAAAGGAACATTCTgtacacttttttaaaacttctttttCACACAATTGCAATCATAAATAGCAAAAGAATTAGTAAACGTATCACCATCTGAAGATTAAACCAAAGTAATAAACCCACCTGCTGAGGTAAATTGGCACAGAAATTGCATGCTGGACTTCGTCTTAGTCGGGCCTGTTCAAGTTACTGTGCGTTTGTTGGTCTGTTAATGTAACTGACACCCAGTGGAACAAAGATTTTGTTCGGGCAGAAATTGTGGAAGGAGGAGCTCCGATCCTCCCTCTGGTCTATAGCTgctatgaagtctgtatatgtacaaaaaaaaaagcagctgaacTCTGCAGACTTGTTTGCTTCCAGAGTTGTTAAGTCTAAGTCATCATTGTTTGGTCTTCCACATGTAGAGCTAATGCTAGACTCCAACTCATATGACttctagagaaaaaaaagacatactgtaggtaaaatctgcaaatagaaaatgaatgaaagtgcCAATATATCAGTGAAAGAAGGTAACATTTTGTCATTGGAAtgcaaaaaatgttcttttgatatgatacaataatatttaataataataataacctttctgatatatttgtgaaaatgtgcCTCCAAAGGCTAGTGCACttggacaaaaacacaaaataaaatacgaGTTAGTAGATTATAGCAGGAATAACAGGAGCATTCAATGCTGTTAGAAAGTATTTTCCCCATTACAaatgtcttctgtttttgcttttcatatGATCAagtttattctattttatttatccagACAAAGATAATCTGAGGCAAATACAGAATGCACATTCCTAATGATGCATTGTGTTACTAAGGAAAACAAGCTATACTACAACTCAGTTGTCCCTTAAACCTTTAGCTATTGTGTCACAGTTGGAGGTAGAGCGGCCTTCAAGGACTTGAAATATTTGTCTCGTCTTTGCAGAACTGCTTTTAGTCTACACTTAGACTAAAATCACTGTTGGGTTTAAAGCACAAGCACACAGCCAACTGTACCTATAAAAGGTATTCACCACTTGgatgttttacctttttgttgctttaacaaATCAGTTATGATACACAAAATTTGGTATTTTgactaaatattacaaaaaatccTATaatataaaagtgaaaaaatatttatacaaatttatcaacaattaaataaaaatatttttacataaactaAGTGACAGCATAAATAATCAGCCCCCTCAAGCAAGTATTTGCTAGAATATTGGAAATATACATTCATTTATTCTCAGTTTGTAGCTGCTTCATGCAGCAAAAgctaagtttttaaaaataaaaatgctaatttttctttttaggtttCAAGATGAGAGACCTTTATTGATCCCCCCAGGGAAAATTAATTGAACAGGAGGTCAAGCATTActtattaagtaaaataaaagttttaatattacaCCTTCAGTATTTTAACAGTATTGGCgtttaatatttgtttgttttaaattttctccCTTACTCATCTTTCTGTTAATTCgtatttttcttatatttatagtgaaatattttagttctgTGGTAGCTACATTTGTAttccaaaaaaagtaaaaacattaattcataaataaataataaataaatcagcaccTCTCCAGGCCACGCCATACTGTTGCGTATGCCGTCATCACGCAGGAACCCGGAAGTGGTCTGTTTGCTGTCAATGCCAGCTACAGAGAGAAGGAGGCACCGAGAGCTAGAAGCCCGCATTTAAGAAAAATGGCAGGACTGCCCCGCAGGATTATTAAGGTACTTATTTCTAACAGAAGAATGTTTTCTTCGGTTATTAAAAATTGGAATTTATAATTTAAACCAGTTTTTCTATGTCTGCTGCACAGTTTCGTGTTCCAGCGTTAGCATCGATTAAGCTAGTGTCGGTTTCAGAAAGTAACTTCCGCTTCTTTAATGTGCCCAGAAACAGCGATTGTCAGAGgctataaatacataaatactaGTGGCAATTATCCCGTTGGCCTTGCTCaaatttttaattgtaatttttttttaactcgttgtggtttctagttttctttttgtgcttaCAGGATTGCTGAACTAGCCGGCCAGCTAACTGTGATAGCTATTTGGTAGCTTATTAGCGATCACTTTTAAATGATCCATGTTCATTAAACTGACTCCAGTTTATAACCGAGATAAATGTAGAAACGAACCATTTCTGTAAAtaacaatttaattaaattttatcgTGTAAATCTACTATTTATCGTGTAGAAATCCGAAGGATTTGTCATTCACTGCTGCTGGAAGTTAACGCAACCAGCGCGTTTCTATCAGATGGAAGCTTAATCAtgaaattaatcatttcaaaataatgaaTTCTCTGCTGCTCAAAACTGACCGAAGTGATGGGCAGAATTTCTTTATAGACATCGAAAAGTACGGAGTTTCATCATTGTCCTGGTCTGGataattttggaaaaacatttatattttcagacTTTATCCGCACCAGGTTTTCTCAAGTtctttctgctgcagtttgttttgtttttgttttagctttttacaTAGATCAGCGTACATGAGTTTACTTACACCTTGGgcaaagttaaataaaactgcagatttttctttatctgcACTAATGTAGACAGTCATAAGCAGTTGGAGGATGGTTCtttctgtcttattttcttAAGTTAACTTTCATTATATAATTCCgctttattttacatatttcaggTCATGTGTACTACTACttctactaataataataataatgccaAAAGCCACTTTAATTGCAgaattaacttttaaatattttcacaatagTCCATGAAATTTCATTGTGAAAGACTTGTCTTTTTATGcaaagaatgtttttgtttttttttgttcccaatAATAACAGCCCACATGATATTATTTACAGCCAGATTACAAACTGTGCTGAACTGGCGAAGTGACcattcctgttttatccacaatttCCTCTCAAGCCTGTTATACTCATTGTCTCCTTTTACTCTGTGCcacaatttttcatttttaagcagttatgaagcatggtggtgaaacaaacagctgctgcaCAAACTATTCAACAGATTATTGCTAGGCAACCAGAGAGTGAGTGAGTCAGTTAGTTCATACCACCACCAACCTTACTTAGCTGACCCTTatgagcaggggtgtcaaactcgagtcctcaagggccactgtcctgcagtttttagatgtgacacaggtacaaaacactggaatgaaatggcttaattcttcttcttgtgtagatcagttctccagagccttgctaatgacctaattattctattcaggtgtggtgcagcagaggcacatctaaaagttgcagggcagtggctctccaggactggagtttgacacctgcgCTTTAGAGGTTGAGTGGCTCAAGtcttttctctgcctacatcctccagaatgctgtgcggctCTGGGTTGGAGTTCAGGAAAATTATTGAGCATTCATGTgttttttgctatatttattATTGGTTTATTGCCCAGCCCTGTATCCTCccattgttttagttttttatttattttatttttttttcaaaaataaataatttacctttttttttttttttttaagattgatcttttttaaaaaaaaaaaaaaaaaggagagccAATTGGTTAGGTATATCCAACAGGCTAAAGGGCTGTTTTGAATGCAAGAATTCAGTTCAAAGTATCAATGTATTGTATTTTGCATCCCATTTTGGATTCAGTTTAACAGCAGTAGATTAACACACATGACAAAGATTCAGATCCCAAGATGCCTAAAGGTCACAGAGAGCAATGGAAGCACAGAGTACaaaggaacattttgatttaacaCGTATAGTTGTCAGGATACCTTCCAGGTAAATCttagttgaaatattttttgttgacttGACAGCATTAATCTATAGCAGTTAATGATGGataaactataaaataataatgctaAAATGAGGGAACACACTGGTAACCTTTGACTATGCAGCTCTTTTGCagaattatttatgtttgacaCATTTGCAGTAtttgtttgttctctaataGCTATACTTGTTCccacaaataaaatgtcatattttatgagtttagattgattttaaactaaataaagcaCGCAGCTCTTAttcagtatatttaaatatgtctCTGCGTTTCCAGCAGAAATATGGCATTAAAAGATGAGAGTCTTATCAAAACTATCAGTCTCTGTTTTTTCAGTACTTTGCACTCTTTATAGTTTttcaaataatgttattttagcATGTTACGCCCCCCAAGGTCTAGGGGTTCAGGGAGGGTAACATAAAGATGTGTCCAGAGGaaaagtggaatgaaaaaatgatttattacaaaaagaaggttttcacagaaccaaaacataatagaaaaaaaacaaagagcctgCACAGCCTCAAGAGGCCAGGGGCCGTAACATAGCAGAAGGAACATTTCTCTGAATAGTAAAAGATTGAGAGGTGTGTAAAGAAGTGCACCGACTGCCTAAAGTTGGTGGGAAAAGATGGAAGAGCTGGGAACATTACTTACTAGGCCGAGCCCTTGAGCCCCCTGAGCGTGTGACTGGGACAGGGAGCCCCtcttctgtctgtgttttcacTGCATGGTTTTGTCTGTGGgttatctgaaacatttcaggaaTCTCACTCACAGTTGCACAGAGCAAAAAGATGACAAGAACTGCTGTCGCAAGTGTTAGCTGTGACTTTATTggttcatatttccattttttactCTTCCTTTGTAGTTAAACAGTGTTCCACAGAGCCATAGTAAACATGCCGGATGCTTTTGGAATAACAGACTGGAAGCTTTATTAAGAAAGAATAATCAGAGTTTTGATGTGTGATGCAAATCATGTTGAAAGTAAtgtctgattttactgcaaatatgCCTCTGAAAAGTGGAAGTACACAGCAGGTTAACTAAGAAGGGCATCTATAGTAATAAAGAAACTTGGAAAAAGCGGGACTGCAGATTGGTGGATTGATGCTGCCTGATCGTATTACAGCGTGATATGACAATGGACCTGatcaaaacttattttaaaacatctatTCTCAGTTTTTATAGACTTGCTCACCTATTAACTTGTTGGTGATCTGACCAAAGAAAAGCAATTATATCCATTCACGAAGATGCAGAAAGCAAGCAAGAAGTTTCTGAGATTTAGTCTCTTATGTGAATAGTTTTAGGTTTCTCTGTAATGCATGTTATGCTATGCAGGCTTTCTTTAATAGTCCACAAATATGCACTTAAGGTCATTCAGTTTAAGGGGGATCAGAATGTAGGGATTGTCCCatcttttacagttttggtttgATGTTTGCATGTCAGACATCTGAGTGAATAGTTTGTTCCTCACTTCTTTAAATATGCACAATCCATctctttaaagtttttcacTGCTCAAGTCTGTACCACATCTTAGAAATGTAGAGCTGCACAAAACACTCAGTTTGAAATGGCAGTTTTAATGTGTGCAATATTTCAGTCTCAAAGGATTATTGGGACTTTTAGTAGGCTGTAATATTTCAAGTCCCATGCATCAAAAAACTGCTTTCCAATCATATATATTGACTGAtgaatttacttatttttcactggggtttttttggggggggggggtcataACCGATATAGGTCTTAGTGACCAAGATAGGCAGCTCAAGtatgttgatgtgtttttttttgttttgtttttttttccccatatccAGGAAACCCAGCGCTTGCTTGCAGAGCCTGTGCCAGGCATCAAGGCTGAGCCAGACGAAGGCAATGCGCGCTACTTTCACGTTGTCATCGCTGGACCTCAGGACTCGCCGTTTGAGGGAGGCACATTTAAACTTGAACTCTTTTTACCAGAGGAATATCCCATGGCAGCTCCTAAAGTACGGTTCATGACCAAAATATATCATCCCAATGTGGACAAGCTGGGAAGGATATGTCTGGACATTTTGAAAGGTAGGCCAAATCTTTTTCTCTAATTCGGtacttgcagtttttttttgttttagttttttttttacactttttaaagcCATGCACCTTCTTGAACCTGTATAAATCAATTCTTCTTTGATAAAGTATTTGGTTTCATATTCACTAAATGATTCCTTTCTTCCCAGCAAAGCATTTTAACGAACTCAAGTGTGCTCCCACCAGTACAGAGCATCAATAATTCATCCACTGCTCCATTGCTATGTTAAGTGTCTTAAATTCGTTTGTTTCATTGttctctgacattttcagaTAAATGGTCACCGGCTCTGCAGATTCGAACAGTTCTGCTATCTATCCAGGCTTTGCTAAGCGCACCCAATCCTGACGATCCCCTAGCAAATGATGTTGCAGAGAAGTGGAAGTCCAGTGAAGCTGAAGCCATAGAAACAGGTGaggctattaaaaaaaatcaaagctagGCCTTGAACAATattgatttaattcattttaaatgtttcttttcttgctcAGCTACAAATTGTGACTTCCAAGTCTACATCATGAATTTTGTTTACCGAGttgtaaaatataattaatatgGAATAATGTTGTGTTATAGTTACAGACAGAGAGTAAAAGAAACTTATCGTATCAGTTTACCATCTTTATCTATTTTTGACACTAGAATGTGAACGACATTTTTGGAAAAGAGATGTTTGTCAGGCCGCTCAACAATTCTGCAATCTGGCCACTAAGAGGCGCTCTTCTTTAATCTGCTTCTACAAACCAGGATTCAGAGTAGATCACATATATTTTGATCTTACATAATTAAGACGGATTGACGGATTGGCAGATTGATTTCAATGCAGCGCTGCTCACCACTTCACACCTACTTGAAAACTCATGTCTGTCTCATTTTAAAGAGCTATTATAAATTCCAGAGATTTGAAATCATGCCAGCTTACTCCTACTGGGTTTGCATTTGCTGATAATGAACActttatgttataaaataaaatgataattagTGAAAAAAATTAGGCAAATTGAACGGATAGagcaaacattttactcacTGACTTGGTTGCTTTAAAATCTCAAATTCCATAACTGCCgggatgattttgttttttattttagcttttccaAAGAAAAGGTGGAAACTTCATACCAACcccttaaaaaagaaatatgacaaTCGCAATAAGTTTAACACAAAGATCAGTTCTCACCATCAATCTGAAGTGCTGCAATTAGAGTTGCAGGTGTGCAAAGACGACACGGATCGATATCTGGGCGATACTTCAAACACTGCTGTCACTGTGTGTTTGGCCTTTTACACttaaacttgacttaatgcttctTAGGTTTTatagtgtcttgcaaaagtagtCATACCTAATGAACTTTTCTCAAGTTACGACTG
Above is a window of Xiphophorus hellerii strain 12219 chromosome 2, Xiphophorus_hellerii-4.1, whole genome shotgun sequence DNA encoding:
- the ube2na gene encoding ubiquitin-conjugating enzyme E2Na; its protein translation is MAGLPRRIIKETQRLLAEPVPGIKAEPDEGNARYFHVVIAGPQDSPFEGGTFKLELFLPEEYPMAAPKVRFMTKIYHPNVDKLGRICLDILKDKWSPALQIRTVLLSIQALLSAPNPDDPLANDVAEKWKSSEAEAIETAKTWTRLYAGNKNEV